In Lysinibacillus sp. 2017, the DNA window ACAGGGGCTTCATTAAAAACATACGGCGACCATCGTATCGGTATGATGGGTGCTGTGGCCGCATTAATAGCGGAGGGCGAAGTCGAATTAGACGATGCACAGTGTATCGCTGTTTCGTATCCAAATTTCTTCGTGCATCTGAATAGTCTAGTCAAATAACCAAAATTGGCGAATCCTTTTTATTAAGTAAAGGAATTGCTCGCATTATGTTAATAGCTAAAGGCGGAATCGAAATTTGATTCTGTCTTTTTATTTGCATTTCTGACAATTTTAAATTCTAATTTACTTAAACTGACGTTATTCACCAAACTAAGATAATCCCAAGTTGAAAACTTTAATGGAGCATAAGGAACTATAGCAGACTTCCTAAATATGTACATTTTTATCGATACAAAAAACAAATAAAAAAAAACAGCTACTTTTCCTTGTGAAGCGGACCGCAGTTGTGTAGCATAATATTGATAAAGTAGGAAAAGGTGAATAACTATGGAACAATTATTACAAGCAATCCAAGATGGCGATTTACAATTAATCGACCAACTTCTTGAATCATTTTTAATGGATGCTGAACCATCAGCACAATATGAAATTGCCGAAGCATTAACACACTACGGCTATATGAATGAAGCAAATCGTGTATTTGAACATTTACAATTTTTATTTCCAGAAGAAGCACAAATTGCAATCGATCGTGCAGGGGTTTTAATCGAACTTGGCGAAGAAGATGATGCACTAGATTTATTAATGGCTGTAAAAGATGATGCACCAGAGTACCCACAAGCATTATTAGTATTAGCTGATTACTATCAAATGCAAGGCTTATTCGAAGTAGCGGAAATTCGTATTAATGAAGCTCTCCAAATTTTACCAAATGAACCGTTATTAAAATTTGCAAAGGCTGAATTATTATTCGAAACAGGCCGTTTTTCAGAAGCTGCTCGTATTTATGAGGAAATTTATGAAATCGATAAGAAGTTTGCAGGTACAGTACTTGCTCAGCGCTTAGCAGAAGTATATCGTGCAGGGGCTGGCTATGAAACTGCGCTTGATTATTATATGGAAGCACTTGAAGAGGAAGTAACACCAGATTTATTATTTGGTTCGGGTTATGCGGCTTTCCAAATTAAAAACTATGAATTAGCGATTAAACAATTAGAGGATTTAAAAGAGCTTGATCCTGATTACTTCTCAGCGTATTTATTATTAGCGGAAAGCTATGCAATGCAAGAGGATAACGAGCGTGCTTTAAAGGCCATTAAAGAGGGTCTAAAACGTGATGAATACGATAAGTCATTATTTTTATTTGCTGGAAAAATGGCGCTTAAAAATAGTAAGCCAGATGAAGCAATTGAATTTTTAAACGAAGCGATTGCACTTGATCCAGAGTATATGGAGGCTATTTTAGTATTAATGTCTGTTTATAGCACGCAAGAACGCTATGAAGATGTTATTGAGCTATTTGAACAATTACAAAAAAATGAGTTTGAATGGGTGTCTTTATATCCGTTCGTTGCGAATGCTTATAACGAAGAAGAACGATTTGAAAAAGCATACGAAATTTATACACTCGCATATAATGATTTCAATGAGGACATAGAGTTTTTAGAAAAATATTGCTTGTTCTTAGTTGAGGATAGCAAACAACAAGAAGCGAAAAAAATCGCTCAAAAGCTTGTCGAATTACAACCTACAGAACAGCAATGGCATGACTTATTAGAGCGATTTGAGTAAAGGGAGGATTGCATGTTGACGTATTCCGTACCATTACATGATAAAAAAGTCTTCATTAGATGGTTCCTAAAAAATTTCCAACTGAAACGTCGAGAAGGGGTATGGATTTTAAATTACTTATTAAGTAACGATGAGTTATTAGAAAATGTTCACTTTGTTGACGATGCTCATTATTGTCCAAGAGCAATTGTCATGTCGACGGTGGAAACAACGAGCATACCATTTCGATTTTACAAAGAGAATATCATGACTTCGGATGCAGAAAAATCGTTTCATGAACTACGTTTAAATGCACAAAAGTCAATGTATGTGCAATTAAACTTCCCAAATATACCGCCAGATCCTTTGTATTTGGCGGTTTTAGAGGAAAATCCATATGTTCCGAATGATGTTGTGATTAATGAAAAGGACCGAATCGCTGCAGAGAAACTACTTGAAAATAGTTTGTATGAATTTCAGGAGCAACAAATTTTAAATGAAATTGATGCGGCTCTTGATGCAGGTGATAAAGAACGCTTTTTTGAATTATCGAATTTATTGCAGGCTTTAAAACATTCAAAATAAGAAACTACTAGAGAATAAAAATTTTATTGTGATTCAGGGGGAATTCTTGTGATTTTTAAAGTTAGTGATGTTGAACAGTTCCAAGCAAATAAACAATTTATTGATACAGCGATTGTTCCACTCGTACAATTAGATTTTTCAGAGCAGGGGATTAAACAGAGTAGTTCTGCGACAGAATATTTAATGACATTAACTGCTTTTGTGGAGCAACAGTTCCATGGCAGATTAGTGCTATTACCACCATTTTCTTATACAGATCAAACGAGAGATGATAATTTACCATTTTCCTTGCAACAACAATTAACAGCTTCTGGATTTAAATCTGTCATATTTATGACATGTGATTCGAATTGGACGTCACAAAAAGATAGATATGATATTATTTGGTTACCATCTATTCCACTGGAATCCATGGATAAAACTGTTAAGCAACGCATCTTAGAGGAACAAATTAAACAAATTATCCCTGTCCTAACAAAAGTTTGGTCTTAATTTGGAATTAATTAGTTTCATTAAATGTTCACAAAGTATACTTTTGGAAATGAATGCAATATTGACCAACTTAATCAGTTGATATATCATAGATATGTCCTAGTTATTTACTATTTGTAAAAGTATATGTCCGTTGGACTGACCTTTTAGTAAGAGGGGGGAAAAATATGAGTAATAATCGAGTTACGCGACGTCAATTTTTAACGTACACAATTACTGGTGTAGGTGGATTTATGGCAGCTGGTATGTTAATGCCAATGGTTCGTTTTGCAATTGACCCAATTCTTCAAAATAAGGAAGAAGGCGATTTCGTTC includes these proteins:
- a CDS encoding YpiF family protein, with the translated sequence MIFKVSDVEQFQANKQFIDTAIVPLVQLDFSEQGIKQSSSATEYLMTLTAFVEQQFHGRLVLLPPFSYTDQTRDDNLPFSLQQQLTASGFKSVIFMTCDSNWTSQKDRYDIIWLPSIPLESMDKTVKQRILEEQIKQIIPVLTKVWS
- a CDS encoding tetratricopeptide repeat protein, with product MEQLLQAIQDGDLQLIDQLLESFLMDAEPSAQYEIAEALTHYGYMNEANRVFEHLQFLFPEEAQIAIDRAGVLIELGEEDDALDLLMAVKDDAPEYPQALLVLADYYQMQGLFEVAEIRINEALQILPNEPLLKFAKAELLFETGRFSEAARIYEEIYEIDKKFAGTVLAQRLAEVYRAGAGYETALDYYMEALEEEVTPDLLFGSGYAAFQIKNYELAIKQLEDLKELDPDYFSAYLLLAESYAMQEDNERALKAIKEGLKRDEYDKSLFLFAGKMALKNSKPDEAIEFLNEAIALDPEYMEAILVLMSVYSTQERYEDVIELFEQLQKNEFEWVSLYPFVANAYNEEERFEKAYEIYTLAYNDFNEDIEFLEKYCLFLVEDSKQQEAKKIAQKLVELQPTEQQWHDLLERFE
- a CDS encoding ReoY family proteolytic degradation factor; the protein is MTYSVPLHDKKVFIRWFLKNFQLKRREGVWILNYLLSNDELLENVHFVDDAHYCPRAIVMSTVETTSIPFRFYKENIMTSDAEKSFHELRLNAQKSMYVQLNFPNIPPDPLYLAVLEENPYVPNDVVINEKDRIAAEKLLENSLYEFQEQQILNEIDAALDAGDKERFFELSNLLQALKHSK